One Thermodesulfobacteriota bacterium DNA segment encodes these proteins:
- the cysS gene encoding cysteine--tRNA ligase has translation MEKKVTLYNTLTQKSEELVPHEKNKIKMYVCGPTVYDSAHLGHARAAVTFDVIERFLSHVGYEVTYVRNFTDIDDKIINRANETGIPAHEISERYIQEYREDMASIGVKRPTVEPKVTEHVPEIIDLIERIIDNGYAYQSGDDVFFSVKKFKGYGRLSKRDPDDMLAGTRIDINEKKEDPLDFALWKGAKPGEPFWESPWGKGRPGWHIECSTMSMKYLGPSFDIHGGGKDLIFPHHENEIAQSEAATGKEFAKYWVHNGLIQINREKMSKSVGNILNVRDAVTMWNREAIRLFFLSHHYLNPADFSDATMAESEAALERLYITLKRAKDQRKNGTEDDRELAAAAASFGRKWVETMSEDFNTADAIGNLFELTRAVNRSIDARGWTPALEGAVKEIGHFGSTLGILEYDPDEYLQSLKLEKKSAGITEEEIEELIKERNYARKEKNWKRADEIRDELSSRGILLEDKAEGTIWRVKG, from the coding sequence GCGTGCTGCCGTCACGTTCGACGTCATAGAGAGGTTCCTCTCCCACGTGGGGTACGAGGTCACGTACGTGAGGAACTTCACCGACATCGACGACAAGATAATCAACAGGGCTAACGAGACGGGCATCCCGGCGCACGAGATCTCAGAGAGATACATACAGGAATACAGGGAAGACATGGCCTCGATAGGAGTGAAGAGGCCGACAGTCGAGCCCAAGGTCACGGAGCACGTACCCGAAATCATAGACCTCATAGAGAGGATAATCGACAACGGCTACGCCTATCAGTCGGGGGACGACGTTTTCTTTTCAGTGAAGAAGTTCAAGGGATACGGCAGGCTCTCGAAAAGAGACCCCGACGACATGCTCGCCGGGACGAGGATAGACATAAACGAGAAGAAGGAAGACCCGCTCGACTTCGCGCTCTGGAAAGGGGCCAAGCCGGGAGAGCCCTTCTGGGAAAGCCCGTGGGGCAAGGGACGCCCCGGATGGCACATCGAGTGCTCGACCATGAGCATGAAATATCTGGGCCCGAGCTTCGACATACACGGCGGCGGGAAGGACCTCATTTTCCCCCACCACGAGAACGAGATCGCGCAGTCGGAAGCCGCCACCGGAAAAGAGTTCGCAAAATACTGGGTGCACAACGGCCTCATACAGATAAACCGGGAGAAGATGTCGAAATCCGTCGGGAACATTTTGAACGTGAGGGACGCCGTCACGATGTGGAACAGGGAGGCGATAAGGCTCTTCTTCCTCTCGCATCACTACCTCAACCCCGCGGACTTTTCGGACGCGACAATGGCGGAGTCAGAAGCCGCGCTCGAAAGGCTCTACATCACGCTCAAGCGCGCTAAGGACCAGCGCAAGAACGGGACCGAGGACGACCGCGAGCTTGCGGCTGCCGCGGCCTCGTTCGGCAGGAAATGGGTCGAGACCATGAGTGAAGACTTCAACACGGCTGACGCCATAGGGAACCTGTTCGAGCTAACGCGCGCCGTGAACAGGTCTATAGACGCCCGGGGATGGACGCCCGCCCTCGAAGGGGCCGTCAAAGAGATCGGCCATTTCGGCAGTACGCTCGGAATACTCGAATACGACCCCGACGAATACCTCCAGAGCCTGAAGCTCGAGAAAAAATCGGCCGGCATCACGGAAGAGGAGATCGAGGAGCTGATCAAGGAGAGGAACTACGCGAGGAAGGAAAAGAACTGGAAGCGCGCGGACGAAATAAGGGATGAGCTCAGCTCCCGCGGCATACTCCTCGAAGACAAGGCCGAAGGCACAATCTGGCGGGTTAAGGGGTGA